The following are encoded together in the Dysgonomonadaceae bacterium PH5-43 genome:
- a CDS encoding hypothetical protein (product_source=Hypo-rule applied; transmembrane_helix_parts=Inside_1_11,TMhelix_12_29,Outside_30_76,TMhelix_77_99,Inside_100_109) yields the protein MITNLSYLKKQILLCFCVIMTPIAYGNYSGDINQLTVQVNSSQSSLTPFASETNNDYANNELITYGPGPGGDPTGGTPIASGIGILFVLVLTYALCMFIRSAYQCKPQQ from the coding sequence ATGATTACGAATTTATCTTACTTGAAAAAACAAATCTTACTATGCTTTTGTGTCATAATGACACCTATTGCCTACGGAAATTATTCAGGAGATATTAATCAACTGACAGTGCAGGTTAATTCATCGCAAAGTTCATTAACCCCATTTGCAAGCGAAACTAACAACGACTATGCAAATAATGAGTTAATTACGTATGGTCCGGGTCCTGGCGGAGATCCAACAGGCGGAACTCCTATCGCATCAGGAATAGGTATTCTATTCGTATTAGTGCTAACTTATGCTTTGTGTATGTTCATACGTTCAGCATATCAGTGTAAACCACAACAATAA
- a CDS encoding AraC-like DNA-binding protein (product_source=COG2207; cath_funfam=1.10.10.60; cog=COG2207; smart=SM00342; superfamily=46689,82866; transmembrane_helix_parts=Outside_1_19,TMhelix_20_39,Inside_40_50,TMhelix_51_73,Outside_74_77,TMhelix_78_100,Inside_101_112,TMhelix_113_135,Outside_136_164,TMhelix_165_184,Inside_185_202,TMhelix_203_225,Outside_226_239,TMhelix_240_262,Inside_263_396) has translation MHIFSNQMIHIVNPGIFPQFTMSLPIITAFTCIAMLLLFNKKGKDKHSKDLHFSLLLFYIFIIFNWTYGLLYIYKADILTNLNSLIYFTYLAVQVALYRFTYIITRLSNDKNFSWVHYIIPIAVLLITTVWSFFIPENERLFAGLYIEENNSRYPAYHIWINTRYILRFILSGGYAALSVWRIIRYRREIVSYSANTDTNSYNWLMLVVLLTIPMLLIPISVSFINPRFILSSIFWALPSLLIALQMTLLCYFTITNYYVIIENTPKEEDYEDDDVEAKNWSKSNKRTKRQINKKDFEKYIIQKKPYLNPELKITDLCADLATNRSYLSSFINKEYGMNFNRYINQLRLKEVRSYRVDPRYSDDRIMEFILQAGFSSYQSYLYTLKMEEKNSLILR, from the coding sequence ATGCATATATTTTCTAATCAAATGATACATATAGTTAATCCAGGCATCTTCCCCCAATTTACGATGTCGCTCCCCATTATAACTGCATTTACATGTATCGCAATGTTATTGTTGTTCAACAAAAAGGGAAAAGACAAACACAGTAAAGACCTACACTTTTCGCTATTGTTGTTTTATATATTTATTATATTTAATTGGACGTACGGACTACTATATATTTACAAAGCTGATATATTAACTAATCTCAATTCACTGATATACTTCACATACTTGGCTGTGCAAGTCGCTCTCTATAGATTTACTTATATAATAACACGACTTTCAAACGACAAGAATTTTTCATGGGTGCATTATATTATTCCGATTGCGGTTTTATTGATAACGACTGTGTGGTCGTTTTTCATACCAGAGAACGAACGCTTATTTGCGGGCTTATATATCGAGGAAAATAATTCGCGTTATCCCGCCTATCATATTTGGATAAATACACGGTATATACTTCGTTTTATACTTAGCGGAGGGTATGCCGCCTTGTCGGTATGGCGCATTATACGATACCGCCGTGAGATTGTAAGTTATTCGGCAAATACAGATACTAATTCCTACAACTGGCTTATGCTTGTTGTTTTGTTAACAATCCCGATGTTACTTATACCTATTTCTGTATCATTTATCAATCCGAGATTTATTTTGAGTTCTATATTTTGGGCACTTCCATCTCTATTGATTGCTTTACAGATGACTTTATTGTGCTACTTCACCATTACAAATTACTATGTGATTATCGAAAATACTCCTAAAGAAGAAGATTACGAAGATGATGATGTTGAGGCAAAGAATTGGAGCAAATCAAATAAAAGAACCAAACGGCAAATAAATAAAAAGGACTTTGAAAAGTATATAATCCAAAAGAAGCCTTACCTCAATCCCGAATTAAAGATAACCGATTTGTGCGCCGACTTGGCAACTAACCGCAGTTATTTGTCGTCTTTTATTAATAAGGAGTACGGTATGAATTTCAATCGATATATAAACCAACTCCGTCTTAAAGAAGTAAGAAGCTACCGGGTAGATCCTCGCTATTCGGACGATAGGATTATGGAATTCATTTTGCAGGCAGGTTTCAGTAGTTACCAGAGTTATCTGTACACTCTTAAAATGGAAGAAAAAAATAGTCTTATTTTGAGATAA
- a CDS encoding AraC-like DNA-binding protein (product_source=COG2207; cath_funfam=1.10.10.60; cog=COG2207; smart=SM00342; superfamily=47413; transmembrane_helix_parts=Outside_1_4,TMhelix_5_27,Inside_28_39,TMhelix_40_62,Outside_63_65,TMhelix_66_88,Inside_89_94,TMhelix_95_117,Outside_118_139,TMhelix_140_162,Inside_163_182,TMhelix_183_205,Outside_206_210,TMhelix_211_233,Inside_234_378), whose product MISPALIIWIPVVVAFICAIFTLMGWHNTTSEYTRKTMSSAMWFYVIVAGVFLAWICYRWYPVAFVAAYPLCYFCMAFMAVAFYRLTCVISGTRFSPIHYLTPILLSLFMLVWSSLVPFEVKVEIIEGYAKPDSDYPIFSRFFTSILATMLVFSLIYAPLCIKNYYLYRKNEEVLAAPYMLRWLRIVLILVGSTIIIPIVMLLFGRKEGGIPILNLSAISVSVFCIIMIENVLKGNYPRHTLNRIVVPKEKEEPKSPITTQILPSKPKPEQAVKANKDEQSDFKQKIEQYFRKEKPYLNPSLKLEELAKALGYSRNRLSALINLTFQMNYNAYINNWRLKEMEILNRKLRSHNISQTEIAYRAGFGSYHSYLRAKTKQ is encoded by the coding sequence ATGATATCTCCAGCTCTTATTATCTGGATTCCCGTAGTGGTTGCTTTCATCTGTGCAATATTTACACTTATGGGTTGGCACAATACTACATCCGAATACACGCGAAAAACAATGTCTTCGGCTATGTGGTTTTACGTAATAGTGGCGGGAGTGTTTTTAGCCTGGATATGCTACCGTTGGTATCCAGTAGCATTTGTGGCAGCTTATCCTCTCTGTTATTTTTGCATGGCGTTTATGGCAGTCGCTTTTTATCGATTAACTTGCGTTATCTCTGGTACTCGCTTTTCGCCCATTCATTACCTAACTCCTATATTGCTGTCGTTATTTATGCTGGTATGGTCTTCACTCGTTCCATTTGAGGTGAAAGTAGAAATTATAGAAGGCTATGCAAAACCAGATTCCGACTATCCTATATTTTCGCGCTTCTTTACCTCTATTCTTGCCACAATGTTGGTATTTAGTCTTATATACGCTCCTTTGTGCATCAAAAATTACTATTTATATCGCAAAAACGAAGAGGTATTAGCCGCTCCCTATATGCTGCGATGGCTGAGAATAGTACTTATACTTGTCGGAAGTACGATAATCATTCCTATCGTTATGTTATTATTCGGTAGAAAAGAAGGAGGGATTCCTATACTCAACCTTTCGGCAATATCGGTAAGTGTATTCTGCATTATTATGATTGAGAATGTGCTGAAAGGCAATTATCCTCGACATACGCTAAATCGCATTGTTGTGCCGAAAGAAAAAGAAGAGCCGAAATCTCCCATTACTACCCAAATTTTACCGTCCAAGCCCAAGCCAGAACAAGCGGTAAAAGCGAATAAAGACGAGCAGTCTGATTTTAAACAAAAAATAGAACAATATTTTCGCAAAGAGAAACCATACTTAAATCCCTCGTTGAAATTGGAAGAGCTTGCTAAAGCTTTGGGTTATAGCCGTAATAGGCTTTCGGCATTAATCAACTTAACATTCCAGATGAATTATAACGCTTACATCAACAACTGGCGACTTAAAGAAATGGAAATCCTAAATAGGAAGTTACGTTCGCATAATATATCTCAGACAGAGATAGCATATAGGGCAGGGTTTGGAAGTTACCATAGTTATTTGAGAGCAAAAACAAAACAATAA